The DNA sequence CTGGAATCACTTCACGATCGAAATGCGCCAGCTTTTCCATCAGCCAGACATCTTGCATTAACAAGGGGCCGCGCCGCCCGGCGCTCAAGCTGTTCTGATTATCGGCAACCGGCGCGCCAGCAGCGGTGGTTAAATGAGTTTTCATCTCGGACATGCTCAAACTCCTGCCAGTCATGCAGGCGACATTGCCTGTACCATTACTATGGCAAAAACTCAGTTTTTAGAAAAATTGAATATAACAAAACAATGGATAGCTTATATCTATTAAGACATCGGCCATCGCCATGTCTTCCCGGTTAACGGCGCGCGCCTTTCGCCGGCGCGTACTCCGTCCAGCGGAAGGAGTATTTCTCTTCCATCCCCGCATGTTGCAGCGTCTGGTTCGTCGCCATCTGGGCGAAGGATCATCAAATCTGGCGATTCCGTTGCTTCGCCACTATCTGATGCCCCGGAAGATTTTCCGGATCGGTCTGGAGGATGAGAATCCCGATGTATTGTCGGTGATCGAGGGACTGAATCTGCCGAGCTGGGTGATTCTGTTGCCGGCGCCATCCTCCCAGGAATTAGCTGTCGGCGCACCCGAACATTGGCTACGCGATTACTGGGGACGCCGGTTCGAGGCCGAGGTGGCGCGCGCCTGGCAGGTGGCGCGTCATGATAATCAGGACCAAGAGGCGTTTGGCGCTCAGGGATTGGCGCAACGCATCGGCGAACGCGGGTTCCGCGAAGCGCGTACCCTGCTCGAACAGGATCGCCGGGTGGCGCTGGGTTTGGATGATGAAACCCTGTGTCGCCAATGGGTCGGCTTTATCACTTACCTGCGTTATTTTATCCCAGGCGCTCGGGCCTATTTTTTTCCAGTCATCCAAGACTGGGCGGCGCTGGATCGCTGGCTGAAAGACAGTGGCCTGGACCTGCCACAGCCTCGGCACGGCAGTCGTTGGCCACATTTGTTGACTCGGAGTCGCCCCTCTGGCTTTAATGACGCTCCCGATTACGAGCCGGAATTACCTCTTTATCTGCCATTTGGTCACAATGATCCCGACCTGGCTGAGGGCGCTAATACTGTCCTGCCGCTGCTGGCAAAACCGTTCTCCTCAGGCAAGCTATCGGCTGCCAGCGCCCATCCGCCCGACCACCGGATCACGCCACACCTTGCATCCTGTTGCCAAGAAGCCCTGCGGCAAGCGTCCACCCTGACGCGGAAACCCAGCGGGCTTGCCGTGTTTTGGCGTAATCTGGCCGGATATCTGACGCCTTTCGTTCTGCCTTTGGCCCTGCTGTTCGATCGCTGGCCTGTTGCATCTGATCGCCAGGCGGCGGCTAGATTGGCGACAGCCATTCGCTTGCAGGGATTCCGCCATGCTGTCCAAAGCGCTTTTCGGGCAGAGATGGCTGGGCGCTATGGGACGGCGCTTCACGATTTGTGCCGGGCCGTTGACCAGTACCGGCAAATGGCCGGTCATGCTCTCCCGACAAGTAAAGAAATGGAGTTTCCGCTGTGGGAGAGTGGGCTTGAGAGAGACGCCGTGATGCGAACTTTGCGCGAGCGTCAGGAGGAAATCATTGAAGCGCTTGCCCATAATCTTGCCGCAACTTGGAAGCTGGACGCGCAATGTACGCGAGTCCTGGAGCATTTGATCGAGCGCTTACTGGACGAGCCGGCCACGGCGTGCGCATCCAGTCCGTATTCCCTCTTGTTGCATGATTTGGAGCACATTTTCCTGGAGGGGCGGACCAATTATTACCGGTTGCAACCGTTGGTTAGGCTGTGGAGTCGCCGCCGGCAACCTCTCCAACTGGGTTTGCCTTTCCAGGGTTCACTGAAAGCCCTGCGCGCCCTGAATGCGGCGAGAACGCGCCTTGGTCAATCATCGTGGTCCGGGGCCGAAGTGGCTTATTTCAGCGCGCCCTTGCAGATTCTGGGTAGTCAGATCAGCCAACGGCTTCGCCAACAGTTACAGCCACGCTTGCGCGAATTGTTCGATGTCGCTGGCTTTCTCCCCAGCGATGCCCATCAGCGGATAGCGCGAAATATTCTTGAGGAAGAATTATTTAAGATCATCTTGCAGCGTTGGCATTTACGTTTCACTGACCTGCGGGACGCGGTGGCGCGCAATGAATTGCGCCTGCCGGATATGGGTTGGCGTGAACTGTTGCTCGGGGACCGATTGGCGCGTTTCGATCGCCGGGCCAGAGTGGCGTTGCCCGGAGTTTATCAACCCGGCGAGTTTTATCTGCAAGGATTGCAGCAATTGAGCGCTCCATTGTTTGGCGCGGCGATAGGCCGCTGGATTACCCGCTTTCTGTTGCTGCCGTTCAGCAGCGCTTTCATCGGCCTGGAAGCTCTGGGTTACGTGTTGAGCATGATGCCGGCGCTGGAAGGTCCAATACGGCTGGTGAATTTCGGGTCGGTGCTGGGGGTGGGTCTGGGGTTGATCTTCATACTTTACACTCGCCAAGGACGGAGTATAGTCGCCACCGTTGCTCGTAGTTGGCGCTGGTTGTTCGTGGAATTCTTGTACCAGCGATTGACGCAGTGGTTGTACTGGGGACGGGCAGCCCGCTGGTTGCGTTATCCCCTGGTTCGGAAGGGTTCGCGCTACTTGCTGGAACCGCTGCTGATCGGCCTGATCCTAGCGCTGCCGCTGGTCGCCATTACTCACGATCTGGATTTGCCTATCGAGGGTTTGCCAGCTTTTCTGCTGACGCTTGGTTTCATTCTCGGCAGCATTCTGCGTAACAGTCCGTTTGGACGCCGGATTCTGGATGGCGTTATTACTTACCTCGCCGGTTTTTGGCGTCGGGTCCACCACACTTTGCTGGTTGATCTGTTTCATTGGGTGATGGATCTGTTTAATCGCTTGATGCATGGCGTGGAACAGCGCCTGCATCGGGTCGACGAGCTGGTCAGTCATCATCGTGACGAAAGACAGAGCGTCATGGTAATCAAGGCGGCGGTTGGGCCAGTCTGGCGAGTGTGCAGCTATTTGATTCACTTCTACGCAGCGGTGCTGGTGGAGCCACAGGTGAATCCGATCAAACATGTCCCGGTCGTCCTGGTGGCTGACAAGCTGATGATACCGTTTTTTCCCGTGATGACGGTGGCGTTGCTGGCGCTGCTGAATCCGGTTTTGCCCGTGTTCATCAGTCTGCCGCTGGCCACGGTGACGGTATTTTTGTCGCCTGGCCTGTTTGGATTTCTGGGCTGGGAACTGAAGGAAAACTGGAAGCTGTACCGTGCGAATCACCCGGATCGGGTGCAACCAGCGTGCTTCGGGCCACAGGGAGAAACGCTGTACAGTCTGCTGCGACCAGGGTTTCATTCCGGCACGCTGCCGCAGGCGTTTGCTGATCTCAGACAGGTTATTAGCCTGGAAAACGACCAGCAACATCCATATCCTCAACGCTTGCGTCAGGCCGAGGCGCGCTTGAGCGAGATTCTGGAAGCGCTTTCGGCATTTGTGAACCGTGAATGGGCGTTCGCCCTCATGGAGCGATGTCGGGAAGCTGGTTATGCGCGCGCCGAGGTTGTGGTGACGAAGTGGACGGCGGCTACCGCTGCGCTCATGATCCAGGTCGCGCTATATCCCGATGGTCGAGAGGGGACCGTTATTGAACCGATTATGCTCGATCTCGATGTTGACCTGCGGGGTGATCGCCTCCACGGCGCAATGCATTTAACAGGCTCCATCGAAGTGCTGGGCGATGCGGAAGAAACTTGGCTGAAAACGGAAGCAGCGCGCTTTCTACGGCGGGCGGCCTGTCCGAATTGAGGATGTTGAAACGAGGTCCATTTCAGGCTGTTTCATTTTGCAATGCGCGTCATTTATCTGTATTGTGGTTTTTTCAGGTGTCAATAATCAGGCCAGTGCGCGCATTAATCATGACATGCAAGAGCGTCTCATCCTCCCGCCAAGCAACGATTTGCCAGCACAAGGTTCCATCTTCGTCAGTGTAGAGCGAAGCTGAATCGGGTTCGATAAACGAGGCGTTGGCGCGCGCATTCAGGGTTTCCAGGGCAATTGGCATTATCGTATCGAGATCGCATAGCCAGGGACCCAGCCGCAAGGGCGAGCGTAGCAGAGAATCCGTCTGCATGGACTGCCATTCACTTTCGTCAGCGGCTTGTTCAGACTCCCGCTCCATAGCCGTGACTGTCATCAGTCTGGCATCCGAGTCAAGCATGACATCGAAGCCGCGCAGCCGGCGAATACGCCGCGTGTCATGGT is a window from the Gammaproteobacteria bacterium genome containing:
- a CDS encoding sulfite exporter TauE/SafE family protein, giving the protein MSSRLTARAFRRRVLRPAEGVFLFHPRMLQRLVRRHLGEGSSNLAIPLLRHYLMPRKIFRIGLEDENPDVLSVIEGLNLPSWVILLPAPSSQELAVGAPEHWLRDYWGRRFEAEVARAWQVARHDNQDQEAFGAQGLAQRIGERGFREARTLLEQDRRVALGLDDETLCRQWVGFITYLRYFIPGARAYFFPVIQDWAALDRWLKDSGLDLPQPRHGSRWPHLLTRSRPSGFNDAPDYEPELPLYLPFGHNDPDLAEGANTVLPLLAKPFSSGKLSAASAHPPDHRITPHLASCCQEALRQASTLTRKPSGLAVFWRNLAGYLTPFVLPLALLFDRWPVASDRQAAARLATAIRLQGFRHAVQSAFRAEMAGRYGTALHDLCRAVDQYRQMAGHALPTSKEMEFPLWESGLERDAVMRTLRERQEEIIEALAHNLAATWKLDAQCTRVLEHLIERLLDEPATACASSPYSLLLHDLEHIFLEGRTNYYRLQPLVRLWSRRRQPLQLGLPFQGSLKALRALNAARTRLGQSSWSGAEVAYFSAPLQILGSQISQRLRQQLQPRLRELFDVAGFLPSDAHQRIARNILEEELFKIILQRWHLRFTDLRDAVARNELRLPDMGWRELLLGDRLARFDRRARVALPGVYQPGEFYLQGLQQLSAPLFGAAIGRWITRFLLLPFSSAFIGLEALGYVLSMMPALEGPIRLVNFGSVLGVGLGLIFILYTRQGRSIVATVARSWRWLFVEFLYQRLTQWLYWGRAARWLRYPLVRKGSRYLLEPLLIGLILALPLVAITHDLDLPIEGLPAFLLTLGFILGSILRNSPFGRRILDGVITYLAGFWRRVHHTLLVDLFHWVMDLFNRLMHGVEQRLHRVDELVSHHRDERQSVMVIKAAVGPVWRVCSYLIHFYAAVLVEPQVNPIKHVPVVLVADKLMIPFFPVMTVALLALLNPVLPVFISLPLATVTVFLSPGLFGFLGWELKENWKLYRANHPDRVQPACFGPQGETLYSLLRPGFHSGTLPQAFADLRQVISLENDQQHPYPQRLRQAEARLSEILEALSAFVNREWAFALMERCREAGYARAEVVVTKWTAATAALMIQVALYPDGREGTVIEPIMLDLDVDLRGDRLHGAMHLTGSIEVLGDAEETWLKTEAARFLRRAACPN